Within the Streptomyces vilmorinianum genome, the region GGAGAGACCGGTCTTGGGCTCGACGTCGACCGGGATGCCCCGGCCGTTGTCGCGCACCTCGACGGAGCCGTCCTCGTGGAGGATCACGTCGATGTGGTCGCAGTAGCCGCCGAGAGCCTCGTCGACCGAGTTGTCGATGATCTCCCAGAGGCAGTGCATCAGGCCTCGGCTGTCGGTGGACCCGATGTACATACCAGGGCGCTTGCGGACCGCTTCGAGCCCTTCGAGTACGAGCAGGTGCCGCGCGGTGTAGTTGGAACCGTCACGGTCTGCGGTCAGCAGCGCACTGGACGGCACGGACGTCTCGGCGGTCACGCGGTTCGCTCCTCGCTGAATTTGAAAACTGGCCCGGTGGGGTAAGGCCCGGCGTCGGTCACCGGTCAGAGGGTACCGATGCCTGGTAGAGCCGTTGTCACGCCACCCTCCTGATTTCTCATGCTAGTGCAGAGTCGCATGGGTGTTCGATCCCTCGAAGGGGTGACGCGAACATCACGTTCCCTTCCAGGCATGAACCATTTAGGCTCCGGGCACGTCCTCATGAACAACCGGCAACCCAGCCGGGAGGAACGAACCGAGACAAGCCATGCGAAATCCGTAGAGCGACGCAATACGGCTCATTCGCCGCCAACCGGCAGCAGACAGCCACCTCGGGAAGAAGTTTCGAGGAAAAGCCACGAGCGGGAACGTTTTCGGCCTGGTTGGATGTTGACCCTGGTACGACAGCTCGTCGAGCTAGAGAAGAGGCGACGTGACTACTGTTCTGACCCCCGCGAGCCCCCTGACGGCCGCTGACCGCTGCGACCGCTGCGGCGCCCAGGCGTACCTGCGCGTCGTCCTGACCAGCGGTGGTGACTTGCTCTTCTGTGCCCACCACGGGCGCAAGTTCGAGCCGGAACTCAAGAAGATCGCCGCGGAAATACAGGATGAGACGGACCGGCTCACCGACGTGCCGGCCAAGGCAGTAGACGAGGACCGCTGACGCCTCGCATCCACGACGAGCCAAGGGCCGGTCATCGACCGGTCGACGGGCGGCCGCCCCCGCAGGCAAGGGGGGTGGCCGCCCGTTCTCGCACCCGAAGGTCTCAGAAGGCCGTCGGCAGGACGGTCGAGACGCGTGTGTAGACCCCCGGATTCTCGGCCTGCCCACAGCCGGTGCCCCAGGACACCAGGCCGATGAGCCGTCCCCCGGCCACCAGCGGGCCTCCGCTGTCCCCCTGGCAGGCATCCCTGCCGCCCAGAGGATCGCCGGCGCACAGCATCGTCTCGGCGCGGTACGCGGCGCCGAAGCCCCCCGGATAGGCCCGCTCGCACGCCGCATCGGGCAGCACCTGGACCCGCGCGGAGCGCAGGGCCGAGGCATAGGTCCCGCTGCCGGTGGTGTCCCCCCATCCGTACACGTCCGCCGGTGTGCCGGGTGCCTCGGCCGCGTCACCGGCGTCGGCCACCGCGATCACGTACGACTGCGGCAGCGCGGTCGCCAGCGTCAGCACGGCCATGTCTCCGGAAT harbors:
- a CDS encoding DUF7455 domain-containing protein produces the protein MTTVLTPASPLTAADRCDRCGAQAYLRVVLTSGGDLLFCAHHGRKFEPELKKIAAEIQDETDRLTDVPAKAVDEDR
- a CDS encoding S1 family serine peptidase → MRPPIARALTAALGLISAAAGPFAAAAPAAADSVVVGGQPAKISDAPWAVALSSRDRFGGTRAGQFCGGVVVAPTRVLTAAHCVGRDVLGGDPWELSDFKVIAGRSALRGQGGQEIRISDTWVSPDYDPTTNSGDMAVLTLATALPQSYVIAVADAGDAAEAPGTPADVYGWGDTTGSGTYASALRSARVQVLPDAACERAYPGGFGAAYRAETMLCAGDPLGGRDACQGDSGGPLVAGGRLIGLVSWGTGCGQAENPGVYTRVSTVLPTAF